Proteins from a single region of Theobroma cacao cultivar B97-61/B2 unplaced genomic scaffold, Criollo_cocoa_genome_V2, whole genome shotgun sequence:
- the LOC108663896 gene encoding uncharacterized protein At5g48480-like produces the protein MKPQLMVEAPKALDAVQFYKTAFGAVEAGRTVYLKRKAEQELPHILSAQLELAGSTILVSDIAEDSAPVKTEGNGCVLCLETKDVEAAIAKAVSAGAVAKGEITEGDGACCGGRVGKVKDPYGYVWLVCTPAKKCVDVEA, from the coding sequence atgAAGCCACAGCTGATGGTGGAGGCACCGAAGGCACTCGATGCAGTGCAGTTCTACAAGACCGCGTTTGGCGCTGTTGAGGCAGGCCGTACTGTTTACCTTAAGCGCAAGGCTGAGCAGGAGCTCCCTCACATCCTCTCCGCTCAGCTTGAGCTCGCTGGCTCTACCATTCTCGTATCTGATATCGCTGAAGACTCTGCTCCGGTGAAAACTGAGGGAAATGGATGTGTGCTCTGCCTCGAGACCAAGGACGTGGAAGCAGCTATTGCCAAGGCCGTGAGCGCTGGAGCCGTTGCCAAAGGTGAGATTACTGAGGGTGACGGCGCGTGCTGTGGTGGTCGCGTGGGCAAAGTCAAGGATCCCTATGGATACGTTTGGCTCGTCTGCACCCCCGCCAAGAAGTGCGTTGACGTGGAAGCTTAG